One genomic segment of Ricinus communis isolate WT05 ecotype wild-type chromosome 5, ASM1957865v1, whole genome shotgun sequence includes these proteins:
- the LOC8272337 gene encoding uncharacterized protein LOC8272337, which produces MNHFNLQKNAVASCDESRGLVSIYDPKGPVVCPKPRRVGILANNPIRPLRWHMSHQAEIYESKAGADLLDIILMKEGHAVESATQVASSPPFFSGSPPTRATNPLIQDARFGDEKLTPIPPLSIPTPSGLSSPTPSSRKGGCVRMNYGLKPAAVRVEGFDCLNRDRQNSSIPAMA; this is translated from the exons ATGAATCACTTTAATCTTCAGAAGAACGCCGTTGCCTCCTGTGATGAGAGTAGAGGCTTGGTTTCAATTTATGATCCCAAGGGTCCTGTTGTTTGCCCCAAACCTCGGCGAGTAGGAATTCTGGCTAACAATCCTATCAGGCCTTTAAGATGGCACATGag TCATCAAGCTGAAATTTACGAGTCAAAAGCTGGGGCGGATCTTCTGGACATTATTCTCATGAAG GAGGGTCATGCGGTAGAGTCTGCAACACAGGTAGCCTCGTCACCTCCATTTTTTTCTGGGTCCCCTCCTACCAGGGCCACTAACCCATTAATTCAAGATGCTCGATTTGGAGATGAAAAACTAACACCAATCCCACCACTGTCGATTCCAACACCTTCGGGTTTGTCGTCTCCAACACCATCTTCACGCAAAGGAGGGTGCGTGAGGATGAATTATGGGCTTAAACCAGCTGCAGTTAGAGTAGAAGGATTTGATTGCCTCAACAGGGATCGCCAAAATTCTAGCATCCCTGCTATGGCTTAG